A genome region from Bacteroides stercoris ATCC 43183 includes the following:
- the crcB gene encoding fluoride efflux transporter CrcB: protein MTKILIAIFLGGGTGSVLRYCVQMALHEWIVPYSFPWATFAVNIIGGFLIGLFYVLSARFNLSAEVRMLLTTGLCGGFTTFSTFSNDGLILIKQGFYGLFALYTLLSILLGIFAVWGGNILGKTF from the coding sequence ATGACTAAAATATTGATAGCCATATTTCTTGGCGGCGGCACAGGCAGCGTATTGCGCTATTGCGTGCAAATGGCACTCCATGAATGGATAGTACCCTACTCCTTTCCTTGGGCTACATTTGCCGTAAACATCATCGGAGGCTTCCTGATAGGATTGTTCTACGTCTTATCCGCCCGCTTCAACTTATCCGCAGAAGTAAGAATGTTGCTGACTACCGGCTTGTGTGGTGGCTTCACCACTTTTTCCACATTTTCCAACGACGGATTGATTCTGATTAAACAAGGATTTTACGGATTATTCGCCCTATATACCTTATTAAGTATCTTGTTGGGAATATTTGCAGTATGGGGCGGAAATATCTTAGGGAAGACCTTTTAA
- the gcvT gene encoding glycine cleavage system aminomethyltransferase GcvT, with the protein MKTTPFTETHISLGAKMHEFAGYNMPIEYSGIIDEHLTVCQGVGVFDVSHMGEFWVKGPHALDFLQTVTSNNVAALTPGKVQYTCFPNEDGGIVDDLLVYRYEQEKYLLVVNASNIEKDWNWCMSHNTMGAELENASDRMAQLAVQGPKAIEALQKLTPVNLSELSYYTFTHGEFAGEPDVIISNTGYTGAGGFELYFYPEAAIKIWNAVFEAGAEFGIKPIGLGARDTLRLEMGFCLYGNDLDDTTSPIEAGLGWITKFVEGKNFINRPMLEKQKTEGTVRKLVGFEMVDRGIPRHGYELQNPEGTPIGVVTSGTMSPTRKIGIGMGYVKPEYSKVGTEICIDMRGRKLKAVVVRPPFRGKV; encoded by the coding sequence ATGAAAACCACTCCATTTACAGAAACGCACATCTCGCTGGGAGCTAAGATGCACGAATTTGCGGGATACAATATGCCTATCGAATATTCCGGTATCATTGATGAACATCTTACTGTTTGTCAGGGTGTCGGTGTGTTTGACGTCTCCCACATGGGAGAGTTTTGGGTGAAAGGTCCGCATGCTTTGGACTTTTTACAGACAGTCACCTCTAATAACGTAGCAGCCCTTACTCCCGGTAAGGTACAATATACTTGCTTCCCCAATGAGGATGGCGGTATTGTAGACGATTTATTGGTCTACCGGTACGAGCAGGAGAAATATCTGTTGGTAGTCAATGCTTCCAATATCGAGAAAGACTGGAACTGGTGTATGTCTCATAATACGATGGGAGCTGAGTTGGAGAATGCTTCCGACCGTATGGCGCAGCTTGCGGTACAAGGTCCGAAAGCTATCGAAGCATTGCAGAAACTGACACCTGTTAATCTTTCCGAACTTTCGTATTACACCTTTACGCATGGTGAATTTGCAGGTGAGCCGGATGTTATAATCTCCAATACCGGTTATACTGGAGCCGGTGGTTTTGAACTCTATTTCTATCCTGAAGCTGCAATAAAAATATGGAATGCCGTGTTTGAGGCTGGTGCGGAGTTCGGTATCAAACCTATCGGTTTGGGTGCTCGTGATACGCTTCGCCTTGAAATGGGATTCTGCCTGTATGGAAATGACCTGGATGATACCACGTCGCCTATTGAAGCTGGATTGGGATGGATTACCAAGTTTGTAGAGGGTAAGAACTTTATCAATCGTCCAATGCTGGAGAAACAGAAGACGGAGGGTACGGTACGTAAATTGGTCGGTTTTGAAATGGTAGATCGCGGTATTCCCCGTCACGGTTATGAGTTACAGAATCCGGAAGGTACTCCTATTGGAGTGGTTACTTCGGGCACAATGTCGCCTACCCGTAAAATCGGTATCGGTATGGGGTATGTGAAGCCCGAATATAGTAAGGTTGGTACGGAAATCTGTATTGATATGCGCGGCCGTAAGTTGAAGGCTGTGGTGGTGCGTCCGCCGTTTCGCGGGAAAGTCTGA
- a CDS encoding type B 50S ribosomal protein L31 gives MKKGIHPENYRPVVFKDMSNGDVFLSRSTVNTKETIEFEGETYPLVKLEISSTSHPFYTGKSKLVDTAGRVDKFMSRYGNRKK, from the coding sequence ATGAAAAAAGGTATTCATCCTGAAAATTACCGTCCGGTAGTATTTAAAGATATGTCAAACGGCGATGTGTTCTTGTCTCGTTCTACAGTAAATACTAAGGAGACTATCGAGTTCGAAGGCGAAACTTATCCGTTGGTAAAGTTGGAAATCTCCAGCACTTCTCACCCGTTCTACACTGGTAAGTCTAAGTTGGTTGACACAGCCGGTCGTGTTGATAAATTCATGAGTCGTTACGGTAACCGTAAGAAATAA
- a CDS encoding endonuclease yields MRKLIVFFSFWFSATIVVAQNTERKLYSIAFYNLENLFDTIHDAGKNDYDFLPDGSYRWTAKKYEAKLHNLSDVLSALSRNLVPEGPAVIGVAEVENHRVLTDLVSQPAMANYKFVHYEGPDRRGIDCALLYDPQQFAVTNSKLVLSAPFEGDTVHLTRGFLIVDGRMAGERVCFIVNHWPSRGAKSPVRVHAARQVKALTDSLMHEDKKLKLFVMGDMNDDPMDESMQTLGARKYISGMKANQFFNPWWEILEDKGVGTLLYRGKWNLFDQIVLSRPLVKAKKGLRYDHSEVFIRDYLIQQDGKYKGSPLRTHGGRVWLNGYSDHLPTIIYLKTLLSRKSG; encoded by the coding sequence ATGAGAAAACTGATTGTATTCTTTTCTTTTTGGTTCAGCGCTACAATAGTTGTAGCCCAGAACACGGAACGCAAACTGTATAGCATAGCGTTTTATAATCTTGAGAATCTCTTTGATACCATCCATGATGCAGGTAAGAATGACTATGACTTCCTGCCTGATGGCAGTTACCGGTGGACTGCGAAAAAGTACGAAGCTAAACTGCATAATCTCTCGGACGTGTTGAGTGCCTTGTCGCGTAATCTGGTTCCTGAGGGACCGGCAGTAATTGGCGTGGCAGAAGTCGAGAATCATAGGGTACTGACGGATCTTGTCAGTCAGCCGGCTATGGCTAACTATAAGTTTGTTCATTATGAGGGACCCGACAGACGTGGCATTGACTGTGCACTTTTGTATGATCCGCAACAGTTTGCCGTGACGAACTCTAAACTGGTACTTTCCGCTCCGTTTGAAGGGGATACGGTGCATCTGACGCGCGGTTTCCTTATTGTAGACGGTAGAATGGCGGGTGAGCGTGTGTGTTTCATTGTGAATCACTGGCCTTCCCGCGGAGCGAAATCACCGGTGCGGGTGCATGCCGCCAGGCAGGTAAAGGCGTTGACGGACTCCTTGATGCATGAAGACAAAAAGCTGAAACTCTTTGTTATGGGAGATATGAATGACGATCCGATGGATGAAAGCATGCAGACTTTAGGGGCCCGTAAATATATATCAGGTATGAAAGCCAATCAGTTCTTCAATCCCTGGTGGGAAATACTGGAGGATAAGGGTGTGGGAACCTTGCTCTATCGTGGCAAGTGGAATCTGTTCGACCAGATTGTACTGTCCAGACCGTTGGTGAAAGCGAAAAAAGGACTGCGTTACGACCATAGCGAGGTTTTTATCCGCGACTACCTGATTCAGCAGGATGGTAAATACAAAGGTTCACCTTTGCGTACTCATGGCGGGCGCGTATGGCTGAACGGTTACAGCGACCATTTACCTACGATTATCTATCTGAAAACACTACTGTCCCGTAAAAGTGGATAA
- the pepT gene encoding peptidase T: MTLVERFLKYVSFDTQSNEESGVTPSTPGQMVFARFLKEELEALGLEEITLDENGYLFATLPANIDKSVPVVGFIAHMDTSPDMSGKDVSPRIVENYDGKDIVLCADEQVVLSPARFPELLDHKGEDLIVTNGKTLLGADDKAGIAEIVSAVAYLKEHPEIKHGKIRIGFNPDEEIGLGAHKFNVEQFGCEWAYTMDGGEVGELEFENFNAASAKIVFKGRNVHPGYAKNKMINSIRVANRFISMLPSHETPEHTEGYEGFYHLIGITGEVEQTTVTYIIRDHDRVRFESRKKEFEHLVCKINAEYGEGTAALELHDQYYNMREKIEPVMHIIDTAFKAMEAVGVEPHVKAIRGGTDGAQLSFKGLPCPNIFAGGLNFHGRYEFIPIQNMEKAMNVIVKIAELVAANK; this comes from the coding sequence ATGACTTTAGTAGAACGTTTTTTAAAGTATGTAAGTTTCGATACGCAATCGAATGAGGAAAGTGGGGTAACTCCGAGTACTCCGGGGCAAATGGTATTTGCCAGGTTCTTGAAAGAAGAATTGGAAGCTTTGGGGTTGGAAGAGATTACATTGGATGAGAACGGTTATCTGTTTGCCACTCTTCCTGCCAATATAGATAAGTCTGTACCTGTTGTCGGCTTCATTGCCCATATGGATACTAGTCCCGATATGAGCGGGAAAGATGTTTCCCCGCGCATTGTAGAGAATTATGATGGAAAGGACATTGTTCTTTGCGCAGATGAGCAAGTAGTTCTTTCTCCTGCTCGATTCCCCGAATTGCTCGACCATAAGGGAGAAGATTTGATTGTTACTAACGGAAAAACATTATTGGGTGCCGATGACAAAGCCGGTATTGCGGAGATTGTTTCGGCAGTAGCTTATCTGAAAGAACACCCTGAAATCAAACATGGTAAAATCCGTATCGGTTTCAATCCCGATGAGGAAATCGGTTTGGGTGCGCATAAATTCAATGTTGAGCAATTCGGTTGCGAATGGGCTTATACTATGGATGGCGGTGAAGTAGGCGAACTGGAGTTCGAGAACTTCAATGCGGCTTCTGCCAAGATTGTTTTCAAGGGACGCAATGTACATCCGGGCTATGCCAAAAACAAGATGATAAATTCTATCCGCGTAGCCAATCGTTTTATTTCCATGTTGCCCAGCCACGAAACACCGGAACATACCGAGGGGTACGAGGGCTTCTATCATCTTATTGGAATTACGGGTGAAGTGGAGCAGACCACGGTTACTTACATTATTCGCGATCACGACCGTGTCCGTTTTGAGAGCCGCAAGAAAGAATTTGAACACCTTGTCTGCAAAATTAATGCCGAATATGGCGAGGGTACAGCCGCACTCGAACTACATGACCAATATTATAATATGCGTGAGAAGATTGAGCCGGTGATGCATATCATCGATACAGCTTTTAAAGCTATGGAAGCCGTCGGTGTAGAGCCTCACGTAAAAGCTATTCGTGGCGGTACGGACGGTGCGCAACTTTCGTTCAAAGGCTTGCCGTGCCCCAACATCTTTGCCGGTGGTCTGAATTTCCACGGACGTTACGAATTTATTCCTATTCAGAATATGGAGAAAGCCATGAATGTTATCGTCAAGATAGCCGAACTCGTTGCCGCTAACAAATAA
- a CDS encoding amidophosphoribosyltransferase has translation MGGFFGTVAKASCVADLFYGTDYNSHLGTKRGGLATYDQDEAVFTRSIHNLESTYFRTKFEDELDKFKGNSGIGIISDTDPQPLILNSHLGRFAIVTVAKIMNLKELETELLEQNMHFAELSSGKTNQTELIALLLIQGKTFVDGIENVYKHIKGSCSMLLLTEDGIIAARDRWGRTPIVIGKKDGAYAATSESSSFPNLGYEIDRYLGPGEIVRLHAEGVEQMRKPNEEMQICSFLWVYYGFPTSCYEGKNVEDVRFVSGLKMGQTDTSEVDCTCGIPDSGVGMALGYAEGKGVPYHRAISKYTPTWPRSFTPSRQEMRSLVAKMKLIPNRAMLEGKRLLFCDDSIVRGTQLRDNVKVLYEYGAKEVHIRIACPPLIYSCPFVGFTASKGDLELITRRVIKELEGDENKNLEKYATTGSPEYEKMVEVIRERFGLSSLKFNTLETLVEAIGLPKCKLCTHCFDGSSHF, from the coding sequence ATGGGAGGTTTTTTCGGGACAGTCGCCAAGGCAAGTTGCGTGGCGGATTTGTTTTACGGCACAGATTATAATTCGCATTTAGGGACAAAACGTGGCGGTTTGGCTACTTATGATCAGGATGAGGCTGTATTTACACGCTCCATTCATAATTTGGAAAGTACCTATTTCCGTACGAAATTTGAAGACGAACTGGATAAGTTCAAGGGAAATTCCGGCATCGGAATTATCAGTGACACAGACCCTCAACCTCTTATTTTAAATTCCCATCTCGGTCGTTTTGCCATAGTTACGGTTGCCAAGATTATGAACCTGAAAGAGTTGGAAACCGAACTTCTGGAGCAAAATATGCACTTTGCCGAATTAAGCTCCGGCAAAACCAATCAAACGGAACTTATCGCTTTGCTGCTGATACAAGGTAAGACTTTTGTAGACGGCATTGAGAATGTATACAAGCATATTAAAGGTTCATGTTCCATGCTGCTGCTGACTGAAGACGGCATTATTGCCGCCCGCGACCGTTGGGGGCGCACTCCCATTGTTATCGGTAAGAAAGATGGAGCATATGCAGCCACAAGCGAATCGAGTAGTTTCCCGAACTTGGGATATGAAATAGACCGCTATCTGGGACCGGGCGAGATTGTCCGTCTGCATGCAGAAGGGGTGGAACAGATGCGCAAACCTAATGAGGAGATGCAGATATGTTCTTTCCTATGGGTTTATTATGGCTTTCCCACTTCATGCTATGAGGGAAAGAATGTGGAAGATGTACGCTTTGTTTCCGGACTGAAAATGGGACAGACCGATACCTCGGAAGTAGATTGTACGTGCGGCATACCCGATTCCGGTGTCGGTATGGCGCTGGGATATGCCGAAGGAAAGGGAGTGCCTTATCATCGCGCCATTTCAAAATATACTCCGACTTGGCCGCGTAGTTTCACTCCCAGCAGGCAGGAAATGCGTTCGTTGGTGGCAAAGATGAAACTCATTCCCAACCGTGCCATGCTGGAAGGTAAACGCCTTCTGTTTTGTGACGATTCCATTGTCCGTGGAACTCAGTTGCGCGATAATGTAAAGGTGCTTTATGAGTATGGAGCGAAAGAAGTACATATTCGTATTGCCTGTCCGCCGTTGATATATAGCTGTCCGTTTGTTGGCTTCACAGCATCCAAAGGAGATTTGGAGTTGATTACCCGCCGTGTCATTAAGGAGTTGGAAGGTGATGAAAACAAAAATCTTGAGAAATATGCCACTACAGGTTCGCCGGAGTACGAGAAAATGGTAGAAGTTATCCGTGAGCGTTTTGGACTGTCATCATTAAAGTTCAATACGCTGGAAACATTGGTTGAGGCTATTGGTCTGCCTAAATGTAAACTTTGTACCCATTGTTTTGATGGTAGCAGTCACTTTTGA
- a CDS encoding glycoside hydrolase family 97 protein, producing MRNMKAICIKLTCFLLVLSMSSAAMAESITSPNGQLQLNFSVNSQGEPVYELFYKGKAVIKPSKLGLELKNDPGLMNGFTLADTQTSTFDETWEPVWGEVKQIRNHYNEMAVTLDQKAQDRNIIIRFRLFDDGLGFRYEFPLQKNLNYFVIKEERTQFAMTGDHKAFWIPGDYDTQEYDFTESKLSEICGLMKSAITGNASQTQFSPTGVQTSLQMKTADGLYINLHEAALVDYSCMHLNLDDKNLIFESWLTPDAVGDKGYMQAPCKSPWRTVIVSDDARDILASKLTLNLNEPCAYEDVSWIKPVKYVGVWWEMIAGKSTWAYTDDLPSVKLGETDYSKTKPNGRHGANNENVKRYIDFAAAHGFDQVLVEGWNEGWEDWFGHSKDYVFDFVTPYPDFDVKMLNAYAKSKGVKLMMHHETSSSVRNYERHMDKAYRFMVDNGYNAVKSGYVGDIIPRGEHHYGQWMNNHYLYAVKKAADYKICVNGHEAVRPTGLCRTYPNLIGNESARGTEYEAFGGSKPFHTTLLPFNRLIGGPMDYTPGIFDTKLDFMGDLPHGQVQTTLAKQLALYVTLYSPLQMAADLVENYEKHMDAFQFIKDVAVDWDDSEYIEAEPGDYITVARKAKGTDNWFVGGITDENARTAGFTLDFLTPGKQYVAILYADGKDADYKENPTSYQIKKGIVTNKTKISVWEARSGGFALSLIEATPAEKKSVKKWK from the coding sequence ATGAGAAACATGAAAGCAATTTGCATTAAACTAACCTGCTTCCTGCTCGTACTTTCTATGAGTAGTGCAGCAATGGCCGAGAGCATCACCTCGCCCAATGGACAACTTCAATTAAACTTCTCCGTCAATTCTCAAGGTGAACCTGTTTATGAACTTTTCTACAAAGGAAAAGCTGTTATAAAGCCCTCAAAGCTGGGTTTGGAATTGAAGAATGATCCAGGACTGATGAACGGATTTACTCTGGCCGATACCCAAACGTCTACATTCGACGAAACATGGGAACCGGTGTGGGGTGAGGTGAAACAAATCCGCAACCATTATAATGAAATGGCTGTAACGCTGGACCAAAAAGCGCAAGACCGTAATATTATCATCCGTTTCCGCCTTTTCGATGATGGCCTCGGTTTCCGTTACGAGTTTCCTTTACAAAAGAATTTGAACTACTTTGTTATTAAGGAAGAACGTACCCAATTTGCCATGACGGGTGACCATAAGGCGTTTTGGATTCCGGGTGATTATGATACGCAGGAGTATGACTTTACAGAGTCCAAACTTTCTGAAATCTGCGGTCTTATGAAATCTGCCATTACCGGTAATGCGTCGCAGACACAATTCTCTCCGACAGGCGTACAGACTTCCCTTCAGATGAAAACGGCGGACGGCTTGTATATCAATCTGCACGAAGCTGCCTTGGTAGACTACTCCTGCATGCATCTGAATCTGGATGATAAAAATCTGATTTTTGAATCTTGGCTGACGCCCGATGCAGTAGGTGATAAAGGTTATATGCAAGCTCCCTGTAAATCGCCGTGGCGTACGGTGATTGTCAGTGACGATGCACGCGATATTCTTGCTTCCAAGTTGACTTTAAATTTGAACGAACCTTGCGCTTATGAAGATGTTTCTTGGATTAAACCTGTGAAATATGTAGGAGTATGGTGGGAAATGATTGCCGGTAAAAGCACTTGGGCGTATACGGATGACCTGCCTTCTGTTAAGTTGGGCGAAACGGACTATTCCAAAACAAAACCTAACGGACGTCATGGCGCCAACAATGAGAACGTGAAGAGATACATAGATTTTGCCGCTGCCCACGGCTTTGACCAGGTTCTGGTAGAAGGTTGGAACGAAGGTTGGGAAGACTGGTTCGGACACTCCAAAGATTATGTTTTCGACTTTGTGACTCCGTACCCCGATTTCGATGTGAAGATGTTGAATGCATATGCCAAGAGTAAAGGTGTTAAACTGATGATGCACCATGAGACTTCTTCTTCCGTCCGCAACTACGAACGCCACATGGACAAAGCTTACCGGTTTATGGTCGATAACGGTTATAATGCTGTGAAGAGCGGTTACGTAGGAGATATCATCCCGCGTGGCGAACATCATTACGGACAATGGATGAACAATCACTATCTTTATGCCGTAAAAAAAGCTGCCGACTATAAAATCTGTGTCAACGGCCATGAAGCCGTACGTCCTACCGGTTTGTGCCGTACTTATCCGAATCTTATCGGCAACGAATCTGCCCGTGGCACTGAATACGAAGCATTTGGCGGTAGCAAGCCGTTTCATACCACACTACTTCCGTTCAACCGTCTTATCGGCGGACCGATGGACTACACTCCGGGTATTTTTGATACAAAACTGGATTTCATGGGCGACCTGCCTCACGGACAGGTACAAACTACGCTTGCCAAGCAGTTGGCTCTTTATGTAACCCTTTACAGTCCGTTGCAAATGGCTGCCGATCTAGTGGAGAATTACGAGAAGCACATGGATGCATTCCAGTTCATCAAAGATGTAGCCGTAGATTGGGACGACAGCGAATATATTGAAGCTGAACCGGGAGATTACATTACCGTAGCCCGTAAGGCGAAAGGTACTGATAATTGGTTTGTAGGCGGCATTACAGATGAAAATGCCCGCACAGCCGGCTTTACTCTCGATTTTCTGACACCGGGCAAGCAATATGTAGCTATTCTGTATGCCGATGGTAAGGATGCCGATTACAAAGAGAATCCTACTTCCTATCAGATAAAGAAAGGTATTGTAACCAACAAAACCAAAATCTCCGTTTGGGAAGCACGTAGCGGTGGTTTCGCATTGAGCTTGATTGAAGCTACTCCGGCTGAGAAGAAGAGTGTGAAAAAATGGAAATGA